One stretch of Roseovarius mucosus DNA includes these proteins:
- the moaD gene encoding molybdopterin converting factor subunit 1, with protein sequence MDVLYFAWVRERIGLPKERIDTTPATVMDLVNQLRAREERYEAAFADLNALRVAVDQELSDFNAPLAGAREVAFFPPMTGG encoded by the coding sequence ATGGATGTGCTCTATTTCGCTTGGGTGCGGGAACGGATCGGCCTTCCAAAGGAGCGGATTGATACCACACCCGCCACGGTCATGGACTTGGTGAACCAACTGCGCGCGCGCGAAGAGCGGTATGAGGCTGCGTTTGCTGATCTGAACGCGCTGCGCGTGGCGGTGGATCAAGAGTTGAGCGATTTCAATGCGCCGCTGGCCGGTGCCCGAGAGGTGGCGTTCTTTCCGCCGATGACCGGGGGTTGA